The following DNA comes from Thunnus thynnus chromosome 3, fThuThy2.1, whole genome shotgun sequence.
ACAATCAGACGGATTCTCAACATACAAAACAACCATCAAGGATCCCACTATTAAAATTAAACACCCCATacattacataataataataataataataataataaaactctTATCCAGCATCCCAAAGGAGGGTTCATGATAAACACATTAGTCTTTGGTCTCCTCAACTCGTCATTGGTCTGTTTTTAGCAGACATGACTCACTGGCAGGTTGTTTAAAggtgacaaaacacaaaatagtgcATCAGTAGAAGAAATTATTGTTACTGCCACCAAATTCAATGATTAATCCACACAAAACCCAAGGCCTAACCCTATTTGCTACATATTCAATCCGTGCAGCTCAGCTGTGTCCTTCATCTGTCCctgcagttcttcttcttcttcttctttcttttcttcgtTTTGAAGCAGAACAGGTGGCGGCGCTCTGCTTCTTCAGTGAAGTTGAAGCTTGGTATGCGTTGTCCGTGCCCGATGTTCAAGAcatctttcttttgcttttcgTTTCATCAGGTAAGGTTACTTTTGATATTTGACTGGGTTCACATAATTGCGGGGGGGAAAAGTGCCTGTCTGTCCGTTGCATGTTCCTTTCCACCGGTCGGTGTGAGAGTTACGTGCTCTAcatgaaaaaagataaaaagatacAGAATCAAGAATTATAGTGGTTTGTTTTAGCAACTACTTAGCTGGTTGTTATCCTGGTCAGTGTCACGTAATGCTTATGTGACACAGATTAAAACATAATCTTTTGGGGTTAAAACTTACAATTCAACTTCTTCTTACTTTATTGGTGAATTATTGATGGATGATCTCAAATGAGTGGGATCATTGTcataatttatattaataaagaacactctatttttctttcatcccctaagaaatcacatttgaatatgagatcatcatcatcatcatcatcatcatcatctcttgTCAGTAGTTCTAGCTGTGTGTTTGACCTGCTGTGGTTGGATCTCCTCCATGTCACGGAGCATGATGGTCTGGCTGCGGGACACCGAGCTGGTGTAGTGATACTCCACCAGCTGGTTTAGCGAGTTGAACTTAACCACCCAGAGGAAATACTTCCCTGAGCCGTCACGCAGGACCTTGAAGTGCTGGACGTCACTGCCGGTCCTGCAGAGGATGGAAACATGAAGGTAGTATTATTGCAACTGAATACAGAGTGTAGTAAAtgatgtaaaactgaaaatgtgttgtgGGAGGGACATCATCATTAATTCAAAGATAAAATGATTCCTGAAGAAACTCaaagcaccacacacacacacggatttCACAGACtttcaactttaaaatgaaCCTTTGGGGTGTGAAAGATGATTCACAGGAGGAAAAGAAGCAGAACAGTGAAACATAACCAGAACAATCTTTCAGATGTTACAAACAGCAGGGAAATGATTTGTTACATGGAAAACTAAATCAGGGGATTTGAATGATTTTATAATAACCAAAagtgttgaaaataaaaaaaaaaagtacttcaGTAACAACctaaacaaatcaaataaattaatcaatttttcCGCAACTACAATTTTAACATTCATCTTGGTCTACTGGGGAAATCCAACTGAGATTGTAACCTAATTTTCAAGGGACACCTGAGTACATACCGataaccaaagaagaagaagcaaatgtaataaaacacagaCTCGTTAGCATTAAAGTGCTGGAGGTAACTTTGGCTGCGCTACAACAGAGGCTGTGAGAATAAAGCCCAACATGCGTTTCATTGAGTTGCATCATAAATGAGAGTGAGACCCGGTGAGGTCACATTCCGCCATCACATACACGCGAGAGTCGGTGACAGCTTGCtttgacaaaatgttaaaagatcAAGGATTCGGCTGTCAGATTGTCACTGAACACTTTtctcaaagagagagagagaaagagacagagagagagagagagagagagagctgataaaagacaaagagagagaaaacaacacactCTTCTATTCAGATTACGTTCATATCGTCACATTAACAACAGCTCCTTTCTATTAgggtgtcccagtaagtcatgacagtgtgacagtgagccggCACAGCAATACCAGCACAGCAATACCAGTACAGCAATACCAGCACAGCAATACCAGTACAGCAATACCAGCACAGCAATACCAGCACAGCAATACCAGCACAGCAATACCAGAGCGCAGGCAGCTTTTCAACTGGCAACAAATCTCTATCAGTCGATAATCTAACAGCAACAGTtagtgaatacattttaaattagattttaaattaTGAATACGAACCGCTTCACCACCTTTCACTCGTTTTTATGCGTTCGAGACAGCGATGTTCCTGAGATTAGACTTGAAAGTAAGTTTTGATTTGTAAAAACGGTGAGTATGAAATGTGTCTGCTGGGTCAAGTCAAGGCTGCAGAACCGAGACAGATGAAATCACTGCTGTaattctttgtctctgtctgtctgatagTGAGGGAGAAACTCTGCAGCCTTTCAAAAGCATAAACAAAGTGACAGATTTTAGTATGTCACGCATAAAAGGATGATGTTTTCCACTTTTCTACACCAATTTTTGTAAACAGAGTTTTTCATTTAGAGCGCACGGTGACGGTTATTTTCAGGAAATGACAAAGATAAAGTAAGAATCAATAACTGTGTCTCAACAGGCGAATGAATTTCCCCAAacttgtgtgaatgtgaatcaGGTGTGTCGagtgaaaagaaacacaagggaAGACAAGTGTGGGTTCAACAGCCGTTCGTGGTGGAGTAATTGAAATGACAACTGACTTGACAGAAAGCGTGAAATCCCCCACAGTGCTCTCACTCTCCCGGATGAGAAAGGCTCCATCCACTCTCTGTTTGCTC
Coding sequences within:
- the grb2a gene encoding growth factor receptor-bound protein 2a, encoding MEAIAICEFNGTGDDELSFKLGQQLKIMTETSDPNWYKAELNGREGLIPRNYVTVKPHKWFYGKIRRAEAEELLSKQRVDGAFLIRESESTVGDFTLSVKTGSDVQHFKVLRDGSGKYFLWVVKFNSLNQLVEYHYTSSVSRSQTIMLRDMEEIQPQQST